The following proteins are encoded in a genomic region of Fusarium oxysporum f. sp. lycopersici 4287 chromosome 1, whole genome shotgun sequence:
- a CDS encoding alanyl-tRNA synthetase, with protein sequence MNQFKPIFLGTIGKTDPMAGLKAAVDSQKCIRAGGKHNDLDDVGKDSYHHTFFEMLGNWSFGDYFKKEAISYSWELLTKIYGLDPDRLYVTYFEGDEKLKLEPDLEAKELWLSVGVPEDHILPGNMKDNFWEMGDQGPCGPCSEIHYDKVGGGRNAASLVNMDDPMVVEVWNNVFMQYDRQKDGSLKSLPAKHIDTGMGYERLVSALQDTVSNYATDCFTPLFQKIQEVTGARPYTDKYGKDDADGIDTAYRVVADHIRTLSFSIADGAVPNNDGRGYVVRRVLRRGVRYARKYFNADIGAFFSKILPALVDQMGEQFPELVKKQQDIKEILDEEEVAFARTLDRGEAQFEKYAAEATKGGSKKLEGDVVWRLYDTFGFPVDLTRLMAEERSLEIDDAEVEAARIKAREASKAVKESVQTFSKLNVHQISELEKDLKVERTNDDAKFAQGDTKGKVQLIYDGQSFLKSTKDVPEKTALGLLIDKTNFYAESGGQVADTGRIVIDDVAEFKVLDVQNYGGYILHSGYIEYGTLSSGDEVICEYDELRRSPIRNNHSGTHILNHSLREVLGDDVNQKGSLVDNEKLRFDFSHKTGVKIEELKKIEDMSNAYIRRKDKIFSKEVDLELARQIEGCRAVFGETYPDPVRVVSIGRDIDEMLADPKKKEWRQYSVEFCGGTHVEQTGLIKDLILIEESGIAKGIRRIIAYTGEAAHQVQREADEFSKKIDALDKLPFGPEKEAQVKAVSVELSQLTISTLTKDEFNKRFQKISAAVTAEQKKRQKAESKTALDIVQKYFEANKDAKWFVGRLPVGATGSKALPDVVKHYQGKDKEKTVYLFAGSKEEGAVAHGVYVGTHLASQGVTAEQWAASVSEIIGGRSGGKEPVRQGQGTKPENIDEGVETATKWLNEKLKL encoded by the exons ATGAACCAGTTCAAGCCCATCTTCCTCGGCACCATTGGCAAGACCGATCCTATGGCCGGCCTCAAGGCCGCTGTCGACAGTCAAAAATGTATCCGTGCTGGTGGCAAGCACAACGACCTCGACGATGTCGGCAAGGATAGCTATCACCACACATTCTTCGAGATGTTGGGTAACTGGTCTTTCGGTGACtacttcaagaaggaggctaTTTCATATTCCTGGGAGCTTTTGACAAAGATCTATGGTCTGGACCCCGATCGTCTTTACGTTACATACTTCGAGGGTGacgagaagttgaagctggagcCTGATTTggaggccaaggagctcTGGCTCTCGGTTGGTGTTCCCGAGGATCATATCCTTCCTGGAAACATGAAGGATAACTTCTGGGAGATGGGTGACCAAGGCCCTTGTGGTCCTTGCAGTGAGATTCACTACGACAAGGTCGGTGGAGGCCGCAATGCTGCCAGTCTCGTCAACATGGATGATCCTATGGTTGTCGAGGTTTGGAACAACGTTTTCATGCAGTATGATCGACAAAAGGACGGCAGCCTCAAGTCTCTCCCCGCCAAGCATATCGACACTGGTATGGGCTACGAGCGACTGGTTTCCGCCCTCCAGGATACAGTTTCCAACTACGCCACCGATTGCTTCACCCCTCTCTTCCAGAAGATCCAGGAGGTCACTGGCGCCCGACCCTACACCGACAAGTATGGCAAGGATGATGCCGATGGCATTGATACCGCCTACCGTGTAGTTGCTGATCACATCCGAaccctttctttctccaTCGCTGACGGCGCTGTTCCCAACAATGACGGCCGAGGTTATGTTGTCCGACGTGTACTAAGACGAGGTGTGCGATATGCTCGAAAGTATTTCAACGCCGATATCGgcgccttcttctccaagatcttgCCTGCGCTTGTTGACCAGATGGGCGAGCAATTCCccgagcttgtcaagaagcagcaagaCATTAAGGAGATTctcgatgaagaggaggtCGCTTTTGCCCGCACTCTGGATCGTGGTGAGGCTCAGTTCGAGAAGTATGCTGCCGAGGCCACCAAGGGCGGctccaagaagcttgagggTGATGTTGTTTGGCGACTTTATGACACTTTCGGTTTCCCCGTGGACCTTACTCGATTGATGGCTGAAGAGCGAAGCCTCGagattgacgatgctgaggttgaggctgctCGAATCAAGGCTCGTGAGGCCAGCAAGGCTGTCAAGGAGTCTGTTCAGACTTTCTCCAAGCTCAATGTGCACCAAATCTCTGAGCTCGAGAAGGATCTTAAGGTTGAGCGAACTAACGATGACGCCAAGTTTGCTCAGGGTGACACCAAGGGTAAGGTCCAACTCATTTACGACGGCCAATCCTTCCTTAAGTCGACCAAGGACGTCCCCGAGAAGACTGCTCTGGGTCTTTTGATCGACAAGACCAACTTCTACGCCGAATCGGGTGGTCAGGTCGCCGACACTGGACGTATCGTCATTGACGATGTCGCCGAGttcaaggttcttgatgttCAGAACTATGGTGGCTATATCCTACACAGCGGTTATATCGAGTATGGTACACTATCCTCCGGTGACGAGGTTATCTGCGAATACGATGAATTGCGCCGATCTCCTATCCGCAACAACCACAGCGGTACTCACATTCTGAACCACTCCCTACGGgaggttcttggtgatgatgtcaaCCAGAAGGGTTCTTTGGTGGACAACGAGAAGCTCCGTTTCGATTTCTCCCACAAGACTGGcgtcaagattgaggagctcaagaagatcgaggaCATGTCGAACGCATATATTCGCCGTAAGGACAAGATCTTTTCCAAGGAGGTTGACCTGGAGCTTGCTCGCCAGATTGAGGGCTGTCGTGCTGTCTTCGGCGAGACCTATCCCGATCCTGTGCGTGTTGTCTCCATCGGCAGAGATATCGATGAGATGCTCGCcgaccccaagaagaaggaatggCGTCAGTACAGTGTTGAGTTCTGTGGCGGTACACACGTTGAGCAGACCGGTTTGATTAAGGACCTCATCCTTATTGAGGAGAGTGGTATCGCAAAGGGTATTCGCCGTATCATTGCCTACACTGGTGAAGCTGCTCACCAGGTTCAGCGTGAGGCTGATGAATTCTCCAAGAAGATTGATGCTCTCGACAAGTTGCCGTTCGGTCCTGAGAAGGAGGCTCAAGTCAAGGCCGTATCTGTGGAGCTCAGCCAGCTGACAATCTCGACCTTGACAAAGGACGAGTTCAACAAGCGTTTCCAAAAGATTTCTGCTGCTGTGACTgctgagcagaagaagcgcCAGAAGGCCGAGTCGAAGACTGCGCTTGATATTGTCCAGAAGTACTTCGAGGCTAACAAGGATGCCAAGTGGTTCGTTGGCCGCCTGCCCGTTGGTGCCACCGGCAGCAAAGCCCTGCCTGATGTGGTCAAGCACTATCAGGGTAAGGATAAGGAGAAGACTGTTTACCTGTTTGCTGGTAGCAAGGAGGAGGGTGCCGTTGCTCATGGTGTCTACGTTGGAACT CACCTTGCTTCTCAGGGCGTCACTGCTGAGCAATGGGCTGCCTCCGTGTCGGAGATTATTGGTGGCCGATCGGGCGGCAAGGAGCCTGTACGACAAGGCCAGGGCACTAAGCCTGAGAACATTGACGAAGGTGTTGAGACTGCGACAAAGTGGCTCAACGAAAAGCTGAAGCTGTAA
- a CDS encoding tRNA(His) guanylyltransferase (At least one base has a quality score < 10), which produces MANSKFEYVRNFETPDPLLPNTWIVVRVDGRGFTKMCAKYGFEKPNDRRALDLMNTAAKAVVTELPEITIAYGVSDEYSFVFHKACTLFDRRASKLVSTVVSTFTANYVYFWSTHFPDSPLSPPLPSFDGRAVCYPSVQNLRDYMSWRQADCHINNLYNTCFWSLIQLGGLDNKEAESTLAVGGHIAELEQADCISAHWAADKNEILFLPLFHQLQQRARDIQKG; this is translated from the exons ATGGCGAATTCCAA GTTTGAATATGTTCGTAACTTTGAGACGCCAGATCCGCTATTACCCAACACATGGATCGTGGTGCGAGTCGATGGAAGAGGGTTCACAAA AATGTGTGCTAAGTATGGCTTCGAGAAGCCAAATGATCGCCGTGCCCTTGATCTTATGAACACAGCTGCCAAGGCCGTCGTAACTGAGCTACCAGAAATCACCATTGCATACGGCGTCAGTGATGAATACAG CTTCGTCTTTCACAAGGCATGCACTTTGTTTGATCGAAGAGCCAG TAAACTTGTTAGCACTGTCGTCTCGACATTCACTGCAAATTATGTATACTTTTGGTCGACTCACTTCCCAGACAGCCCGTTATCTCCTCCACTACCATCCTTCGATGGGCGGGCAGTGTGCTACCCTAGTGTTCAAAATCTCCGGGATTACATGAGCTGGAGACAAGCAGATT GCCACATCAATAACCTCTATAACACATGTTTCTGGTCTTTGATCCAACTCGGAGGTCTTGACAACAAGGAAGCTGAGAGTACTCTGGCGGTAGGTGGCCATATTGCGGAACTTGAACAAGCTGACTGTATCAGCGCACATTGGGCAGCAGACAAAAACGAGATACTCTTTCTCCCGCTTTTCCATCAACTACAACAACGAGCCCGAGATATACAGAAAGGGTAG
- a CDS encoding transcription elongation factor S-II: protein MPMDERELGQRIKALTKCVAANEPPENAIKLLETLKKDASPTEEMLRATRAGVFVGKLRSNSNKDIARAAAELVNKWKKLVEQEKHSKLRAKVGSGSPAPAPSSAPASSPAAPPPPSSAGASGAKYKGDIEKRKYETDNVNVKRTDSSVRNSCIGLIYNGLAYRSTATENDVITRAVAVEHAAYTKFKGETPDYKKKIRSLFTNLKNKSNRELGRSVLSGEITAEKFVIMTDDELKSEEQRKKELELEKENMKKAQVPMAEKSISESLECGRCKKKQVSYTQAQTRAADEPMTTFCECMACGHRWKFS from the exons ATGCCCATGGACGAACGCGAGCTTGGGCAGCGCATCAAGGCGCTTACAAAGTGCGTTGCTGCGAATGAGCCCCCGGAGAACGCTATCAAGTTGCTCGAGACATTGAAGAAGGATGCTTCTCCCACTGAAGAGATGCTAAGG GCTACAAGAGCCGGTGTTTTTGTCGGCAAACTTCGCTCAAATTCCAACAAGGACATCGCCCGTGCCGCCGCCGAACTCGTTAACAAGTGGAAGAAGTTGGTCGAACAAGAAAAGCACTCGAAACTACGTGCAAAGGTCGGCTCAGGATCTCCAGCCCCAGCTCCATCATCAGCGCCCGCGTCATCtcctgctgctcctcctcctccatcatcagccGGTGCCTCTGGGGCCAAGTACAAGGGCGACATCGAGAAGCGAAAATATGAGACCGACAACGTGAACGTCAAGCGCACCGATTCCAGTGTTCGAAACTCATGCATTGGGCTTATCTACAATGGTCTGGCCTATCGATCAACGGCAACCGAGAACGACGTCATTACTAGAGCCGTCGCTGTTGAGCATGCCGCCTATACCAAATTCAAAGGGGAAACGCCTGAttacaagaagaagatccgATCACTATTCACCAatctcaagaacaagtcCAATCGGGAACTTGGGCGCAGCGTCTTGTCCGGTGAGATCACTGCCGAGAAGTTTGTTATCATGACCGACGACGAGCTCAAGAGCGAGGAGCAGCgcaagaaggagcttgaaCTAGAAAAGGAGAACATGAAGAAGGCTCAAGTACCGATGGCCGAGAAGAGTATCAGCGAGAGTCTGGAGTGTGGTCGCTGTAAGAAGAAGCAGGTCAGCTACACGCAGGCGCAGACCCGAGCTGCTGATGAACCTATGACAACTTTCTGCGAATGCATGGCGTGTGGGCACCGATGGAAG ttctcttaa
- a CDS encoding tRNA(His) guanylyltransferase (At least one base has a quality score < 10) — protein sequence MANSKFEYVRNFETPDPLLPNTWIVVRVDGRGFTKMCAKYGFEKPNDRRALDLMNTAAKAVVTELPEITIAYGVSDEYSFVFHKACTLFDRRASKLVSTVVSTFTANYVYFWSTHFPDSPLSPPLPSFDGRAVCYPSVQNLRDYMSWRQADCHINNLYNTCFWSLIQLGGLDNKEAESTLARTLGSRQKRDTLSPAFPSTTTTSPRYTERVVLSSAITNWWTQTLTIPCKQSTLKQSPLSNQSHRRRRTRRAEPKLVWWWNTWTSSRTISGTKDHGSFPTSLGRFQNRRKYTSMGYHPKFPLTSTP from the exons ATGGCGAATTCCAA GTTTGAATATGTTCGTAACTTTGAGACGCCAGATCCGCTATTACCCAACACATGGATCGTGGTGCGAGTCGATGGAAGAGGGTTCACAAA AATGTGTGCTAAGTATGGCTTCGAGAAGCCAAATGATCGCCGTGCCCTTGATCTTATGAACACAGCTGCCAAGGCCGTCGTAACTGAGCTACCAGAAATCACCATTGCATACGGCGTCAGTGATGAATACAG CTTCGTCTTTCACAAGGCATGCACTTTGTTTGATCGAAGAGCCAG TAAACTTGTTAGCACTGTCGTCTCGACATTCACTGCAAATTATGTATACTTTTGGTCGACTCACTTCCCAGACAGCCCGTTATCTCCTCCACTACCATCCTTCGATGGGCGGGCAGTGTGCTACCCTAGTGTTCAAAATCTCCGGGATTACATGAGCTGGAGACAAGCAGATT GCCACATCAATAACCTCTATAACACATGTTTCTGGTCTTTGATCCAACTCGGAGGTCTTGACAACAAGGAAGCTGAGAGTACTCTGGCG CGCACATTGGGCAGCAGACAAAAACGAGATACTCTTTCTCCCGCTTTTCCATCAACTACAACAACGAGCCCGAGATATACAGAAAGGGTAGTGTTATCTTCCGCGAT TACGAACTGGTGGACCCAAACTCTCACAATACCATGCAAACAATCGACTCTCAAGCAGAGCCCGTTGAGCAATCAAAGTcacagaaggagaaggacaagaagagccGAGCCAAAGCTCGTGTGGTGGTGGAACACATGGACATCATCAAGGACGATTTCTGGAACCAAAGACCATGGCTCCTTTCCAACAAGCCTGGGAAGATTCCAAAACAGACGTAAATATACATCTATGGGGTATCATCCAAAATTTCCATTAACCTCAACTCCGTGA
- a CDS encoding cysteine synthase A yields MALSDHPKAYGTAAVVFAFTTGILVTLGFKDFYPDLERRFQRKRRANTGGGRRSSLFWGDPVELQDHESQPSTSTSYDVVRNSLVDGIEATIGNTPLIKIQSLSEATGRIIMAKAEFLNGAGNSPKDRVALNMIREAESKGLLTPHKGDTIYEGTVGSTGISLATLARAMGYRAHICMPSDMALEKSDLLLHLGATVERVTPAPITSPDHFVNLARRRAEEHASKAKDGSKGFFANQFESEANWKAHFNATGPEIWRQTNGQLDAFVAGAGTGGTVSGVAKYLKEEQKATAIKVVLADPQGSGLYNKVRHGVMYSSTEREGTRRRQQVDTMVEGIGITRLTENFEAGRELIDDAVRVTDAQACRMARWLVEHDGIFIGSSSSVNCVAAVEAAMRLPKGSRVVTILCDSGTRHLSKFWKHIKEMGLESEEEATNLFTELGIPGHDE; encoded by the coding sequence ATGGCGCTCAGCGACCATCCAAAAGCCTACGGCACCGCTGCCGTTGTCTTCGCCTTCACAACTGGCATCCTCGTCACTTTAGGATTCAAGGACTTTTACCCAGATCTTGAACGTCGGTTCCAGCGCAAGAGGCGTGCAAACACGGGTGGTGGCCGAAGATCGAGTCTTTTCTGGGGAGACCCTGTTGAGCTTCAGGATCATGAGTCTcaaccttcaacatcaacgtcTTACGATGTTGTGAGGAACAGCTTGGTAGATGGTATAGAAGCTACCATCGGTAACACACCTCTTATAAAGATTCAATCCTTATCAGAAGCCACAGGTCggatcatcatggccaaaGCAGAGTTCCTCAATGGCGCTGGAAATTCACCCAAGGATCGTGTTGCGCTTAACATGATTCGAGAAGCAGAATCCAAGGGTCTACTAACACCACATAAGGGTGATACGATCTATGAAGGCACAGTAGGAAGCACGGGTATCTCACTGGCAACTCTTGCCCGAGCGATGGGCTACCGCGCTCATATCTGTATGCCTAGCGATATGGCTCTCGAAAAGTCCGATCTactcctccatcttggcgCAACCGTTGAGCGAGTCACTCCCGCACCTATCACAAGTCCCGATCACTTTGTCAATCTGGCTCGAAGGCGTGCGGAAGAACACGccagcaaggccaaggatgGCAGTAAGGGTTTCTTCGCAAATCAGTTTGAGTCCGAAGCCAACTGGAAAGCACATTTTAATGCAACGGGTCCCGAAATTTGGCGGCAGACGAATGGCCAGCTGGACGCTTTCGTCGCAGGAGCTGGTACAGGGGGAACAGTCTCTGGCGTGGCAAAGTATCTGaaggaggagcagaaggCAACTGCTATCAAAGTCGTTCTCGCCGACCCTCAGGGCAGTGGTCTCTACAACAAAGTCCGCCACGGCGTTATGTACTCTTCGACAGAACGTGAGGGTACAAGACGCAGGCAGCAGGTTGATACTATGGTCGAAGGCATCGGAATCACACGTCTGACTGAGAACTTCGAAGCGGGGCGCGAACTTATCGACGATGCTGTGCGAGTAACAGATGCGCAAGCCTGTCGCATGGCGCGCTGGCTAGTTGAGCACGACGGTATCTTCATCGGCAGCAGTAGCTCTGTCAACTGTGTCGCCGCGGTTGAGGCAGCTATGAGACTTCCTAAGGGGAGTCGTGTTGTTACTATCCTGTGCGACTCTGGAACTAGACATCTAAGCAAGTTCTGGAAGCATATCAAAGAGATGGGACTGGAaagcgaggaggaggcaacGAATTTGTTTACTGAGCTAGGGATACCCGgtcatgatgaatga